A part of Caldicellulosiruptor owensensis OL genomic DNA contains:
- a CDS encoding small basic family protein, with protein sequence MIVLVIALLIGILIGLFIPVSIPQNYSSYVAVGLLAALDSIFGALKSNLKGDFKVDIFISGFVGNTLIAMLLAYMGDMLGIPLYQAAIVAFGVRIFQNFGEMRRAILIKNKSFSKEEKNQ encoded by the coding sequence ATGATAGTTCTTGTAATTGCTCTATTGATTGGAATATTAATAGGGCTTTTTATTCCAGTAAGTATTCCTCAAAATTATTCATCTTATGTTGCAGTTGGTCTTCTTGCAGCACTTGATTCTATATTTGGTGCTTTAAAGTCAAATTTGAAAGGTGATTTTAAAGTTGATATATTCATTTCTGGATTTGTAGGTAATACACTAATAGCCATGCTTCTTGCTTATATGGGTGACATGCTTGGCATTCCGCTGTATCAAGCAGCGATTGTGGCTTTTGGTGTCAGGATTTTCCAAAATTTTGGAGAGATGCGTAGAGCTATTTTGATAAAAAACAAGAGTTTTTCTAAGGAGGAGAAAAACCAATGA
- a CDS encoding sialate O-acetylesterase, translating to MALRLARLISDGMVLQRDQKIKIWGWALPEEKVTVHFLDKSYSTVANTDGKWEVTLPELQAGGPYFMVIETFQKSITINNILIGDVWVCSGQSNMVLPMERVKDIYEEEIANCDNPFIRQFTVPDRYDFKGPQEDLEEGSWEPVTKDTILRFSAVGYFFAKALFEKYHVPIGLIKACVGGTPIEAWLSEDALQQFPENLKILEQLKIDGYIESIKKKEEAEINAWYEKLNKEDKGMKKGEPAWFDPNYDDSDWQTVKLPASWKEMGLDSLKGVVWFRKKVTVPASVVGKPAKLYMGTIVDSDHTYINGTLVGSTSYRYPPRKYEVPAHLLKPGENVIAIRVVSNDGNGEFVKGKPYKLFTEDYQIILEGEWKYRVGAVAEKPLPSMTFFEYKPAGLFNGMIAPLLKFSIKGVIWYQGESNTDNPKEYHKKFCALIADWRQKWGQGNFPFLYVQLANFMEAKSQPSESKWAELREQQRKTLVVPNTGMAVTIDLGEWNDLHPSNKKDVGERLALLARKIAYGEENLVASGPLYKSAKIEGNKVIIEFSEVGSGLVAKGGGELKHFAIAGSDKKFTWAKAVIEDNKVIVWNESISNPAYVRYAWADNPEGANLYNKEGLPASPFTTED from the coding sequence ATGGCACTTAGATTGGCCCGGTTGATAAGTGATGGCATGGTATTGCAAAGAGACCAAAAGATAAAAATATGGGGCTGGGCTTTACCAGAAGAAAAAGTTACAGTACACTTTTTGGACAAATCATACAGTACTGTTGCCAACACTGATGGCAAGTGGGAAGTGACTTTACCTGAGCTGCAAGCAGGCGGACCTTATTTTATGGTAATAGAGACATTTCAAAAAAGCATCACTATAAACAACATACTAATAGGAGATGTGTGGGTTTGTTCTGGTCAATCAAATATGGTTTTGCCCATGGAAAGAGTAAAAGATATTTATGAAGAGGAGATAGCAAATTGCGACAATCCTTTCATAAGACAGTTCACTGTGCCTGACAGGTATGATTTCAAAGGACCACAAGAAGATTTAGAAGAAGGCAGCTGGGAACCAGTTACTAAGGATACCATTCTTCGGTTTTCAGCTGTGGGATACTTTTTTGCCAAAGCATTATTCGAAAAGTACCATGTGCCCATAGGCTTGATTAAAGCATGCGTTGGTGGAACTCCGATAGAAGCATGGCTTAGTGAAGATGCCTTACAACAATTTCCTGAAAATTTAAAAATACTCGAACAGCTCAAGATTGACGGCTATATAGAAAGCATAAAGAAAAAGGAAGAAGCCGAGATAAATGCCTGGTATGAAAAACTAAACAAAGAGGATAAAGGCATGAAAAAAGGTGAACCTGCATGGTTTGATCCTAACTACGATGACTCGGACTGGCAAACTGTTAAACTACCAGCTTCTTGGAAAGAAATGGGGTTAGATTCTTTGAAAGGAGTGGTATGGTTTAGGAAAAAAGTAACTGTACCTGCTTCTGTGGTCGGCAAACCCGCAAAGCTTTACATGGGTACAATAGTTGACAGTGATCACACTTATATTAACGGTACTCTTGTAGGTTCAACTTCCTATCGTTATCCTCCAAGAAAATACGAGGTCCCTGCGCACCTACTTAAACCAGGTGAAAATGTAATTGCTATAAGAGTTGTAAGTAACGATGGTAACGGAGAGTTTGTCAAAGGCAAGCCTTACAAACTTTTCACTGAAGATTACCAAATCATCTTAGAAGGCGAGTGGAAATACAGAGTTGGTGCAGTAGCTGAAAAGCCTCTACCATCTATGACTTTCTTCGAGTACAAACCTGCAGGATTGTTCAATGGCATGATTGCGCCACTTTTAAAATTTAGCATTAAAGGTGTTATATGGTATCAGGGTGAATCAAACACTGATAACCCTAAAGAATATCACAAGAAGTTCTGTGCCTTAATAGCCGATTGGAGGCAAAAGTGGGGACAGGGTAACTTCCCCTTCTTATATGTGCAATTGGCAAACTTTATGGAGGCAAAGTCCCAGCCATCAGAGAGTAAGTGGGCTGAACTCAGAGAACAGCAGCGAAAGACACTCGTCGTTCCAAATACAGGCATGGCTGTTACCATTGACTTAGGGGAATGGAATGATCTGCATCCTTCTAACAAAAAAGATGTGGGAGAAAGACTTGCTCTACTTGCACGAAAAATTGCATATGGCGAAGAAAATCTTGTTGCTTCTGGTCCACTTTATAAGTCTGCAAAGATTGAAGGTAATAAGGTAATTATTGAATTTTCAGAAGTTGGCAGTGGTCTTGTTGCAAAAGGAGGTGGCGAACTTAAACATTTTGCAATTGCTGGAAGTGACAAAAAATTTACCTGGGCTAAAGCTGTCATAGAAGATAACAAAGTTATAGTATGGAACGAAAGTATCTCAAATCCTGCTTATGTTCGGTATGCATGGGCTGATAATCCAGAAGGAGCAAATCTTTATAATAAAGAAGGTTTGCCCGCTTCACCATTTACAACAGAAGATTGA
- a CDS encoding polysaccharide deacetylase family protein, translating into MDVKFELFPFGKTKALTMSYDDGQIYDRKLVEIFNYYGIKGTFHLNSGNFGKESFISSDEVAKLYHGHEVAVHTKTHPFMDCIPIEAVVEEILEDRKNLETLVGYPVKGMSYPYGVYNQEIVSILPSLGIEYARTIESHHDFRLPSNFLLWSPTCHHDDNLLELGRKFLEYDYKGKLKLMYVWGHSFEFERKNNWHLIESFCKLMAGKDDIWYATNIEIVRYIKALKSLQFSVSGDIVYNPSAISVWISVNGRPVEIKSGEIVNLQK; encoded by the coding sequence ATGGATGTAAAGTTTGAACTATTTCCTTTTGGTAAAACAAAAGCACTGACAATGAGCTATGATGACGGACAAATATACGATAGAAAACTTGTAGAAATTTTTAATTATTATGGAATTAAAGGTACTTTCCATTTAAACTCTGGTAACTTTGGCAAAGAATCTTTTATTTCGTCTGATGAAGTGGCAAAATTATACCACGGTCATGAAGTTGCTGTGCATACTAAAACACATCCTTTCATGGATTGTATTCCAATTGAGGCTGTGGTTGAAGAAATTTTAGAAGACAGAAAAAATTTAGAGACATTAGTTGGTTACCCGGTCAAAGGTATGTCTTATCCTTATGGAGTATATAACCAAGAAATTGTAAGTATATTACCAAGCCTTGGTATTGAATATGCAAGAACGATAGAATCACACCATGATTTTCGTCTCCCTTCTAACTTTCTGCTATGGTCACCAACCTGTCATCATGATGATAATTTATTGGAACTTGGACGGAAATTTTTAGAGTATGATTATAAGGGAAAATTAAAACTAATGTATGTCTGGGGACATAGTTTTGAATTTGAAAGAAAAAATAACTGGCATTTAATAGAAAGTTTCTGCAAATTGATGGCGGGAAAGGATGATATCTGGTATGCAACAAATATTGAAATAGTCAGATATATCAAAGCTCTAAAAAGTCTTCAATTCTCAGTCAGTGGAGATATTGTATATAATCCATCAGCTATTTCAGTGTGGATAAGTGTTAATGGACGACCTGTCGAGATCAAAAGCGGTGAAATTGTAAACTTGCAAAAATAA
- a CDS encoding DUF881 domain-containing protein codes for MRVKIKKPTGGQISIALLLLVLGILMSMQIKSVRQSNELKNLEKARAIELAEQINQLRKENVSLRQQIYDLEIKLKEYQDSAASISKTTELLKEELDKVKILAGLTDVEGPGIIVTLNDSKIPSQSNVDPNSFLLHDSDILQVINELRAAGAEAIAINDQRVVSTTEVRCAGPTISINNTRYSAPYIIKAIGDPKILKNSLEMRGGIIDLLKEFSIEVKIEEASKIVIPRYTGVLKFNYAKIKSEGS; via the coding sequence ATGAGGGTAAAAATTAAAAAACCAACAGGCGGTCAGATTTCTATTGCTCTTTTGTTATTAGTTTTGGGGATTTTGATGTCCATGCAGATAAAAAGTGTTAGGCAGAGCAACGAACTTAAAAACTTGGAAAAGGCAAGAGCTATTGAACTTGCAGAACAGATAAATCAGCTGAGAAAAGAAAACGTAAGTCTTCGCCAGCAAATTTATGATTTAGAGATAAAACTTAAAGAGTATCAGGATTCAGCGGCAAGTATCAGTAAAACAACCGAGCTATTGAAAGAGGAGCTTGACAAGGTTAAGATTTTAGCAGGACTTACTGATGTAGAAGGACCAGGTATTATTGTTACTCTTAATGACAGCAAAATTCCTTCCCAGTCAAATGTTGATCCAAATAGTTTTCTGCTGCATGATTCAGACATTTTGCAAGTCATAAACGAACTTCGGGCTGCAGGAGCAGAAGCTATAGCAATAAACGACCAGAGAGTGGTTTCAACCACAGAAGTAAGATGTGCAGGACCAACTATAAGCATAAACAACACAAGGTATTCTGCACCATACATAATAAAAGCAATCGGTGACCCAAAAATTCTTAAAAATTCTCTTGAGATGCGAGGAGGTATTATAGACCTTTTAAAGGAATTTTCTATAGAAGTTAAGATTGAAGAAGCATCAAAAATTGTGATTCCACGTTATACAGGGGTTTTGAAATTTAACTACGCAAAGATAAAAAGTGAGGGAAGCTGA
- the ftsZ gene encoding cell division protein FtsZ, whose amino-acid sequence MISFDTEKMTIAQLKVVGVGGAGNNAVNRMIDVGVSGVEFIAVNTDKQALQRSKAHYKIQIGEKITKGLGAGADPEIGRKAAEESKEDIAQVLKGADMVFITAGMGGGTGTGASPVVAEIAKELGILTVAVVTRPFKSEGAKRRINAEKGIEELKKIVDTIIIVPNDRLFMLSTNKSLKISDAFRMADDVLRQGVQGISDIILNAGLINVDFADVKAIMMNKGYAHMGIGKAKGDEKVLKALEQAINSPLLETSIKGAKGVLVNYTGNPEELLLDEIERANELISSEADENVNFIMGIVFNEEMKDEVQVTVIATGFDTTEEQQPVAQKNKSTLTKADNLQNLFQDDDIFEIPIFLKNKNK is encoded by the coding sequence ATGATTAGTTTTGACACAGAAAAGATGACCATTGCGCAATTGAAAGTTGTGGGTGTTGGTGGAGCAGGGAACAATGCAGTCAACAGAATGATTGATGTTGGAGTTTCAGGTGTAGAATTTATTGCTGTGAATACTGACAAGCAGGCTCTTCAACGTTCAAAAGCACATTATAAGATTCAAATAGGGGAGAAGATCACAAAAGGACTTGGAGCGGGGGCAGACCCGGAGATTGGAAGAAAAGCAGCAGAGGAGAGCAAAGAGGATATAGCCCAGGTTTTAAAAGGAGCAGACATGGTATTTATTACAGCGGGAATGGGTGGTGGTACAGGAACTGGGGCTTCACCTGTTGTTGCTGAGATAGCAAAAGAGCTTGGAATACTGACTGTTGCTGTTGTTACAAGACCATTTAAAAGTGAAGGTGCAAAGAGAAGAATTAATGCAGAGAAAGGGATAGAAGAACTGAAAAAAATTGTGGATACAATAATTATTGTGCCCAATGATAGACTTTTTATGCTTTCAACAAATAAAAGTCTAAAAATATCTGACGCATTCAGGATGGCTGACGATGTTTTAAGACAGGGCGTTCAAGGAATTTCCGATATTATATTAAATGCTGGACTTATAAACGTTGATTTTGCGGATGTGAAAGCAATTATGATGAACAAAGGATACGCACACATGGGAATAGGTAAAGCAAAAGGTGACGAGAAAGTACTAAAAGCTTTAGAGCAAGCTATAAATAGTCCACTTCTTGAGACTTCTATAAAAGGAGCAAAAGGTGTTCTTGTAAACTATACAGGAAATCCTGAAGAACTATTACTTGATGAGATAGAAAGAGCAAATGAGCTTATTTCTTCTGAAGCTGATGAAAATGTTAACTTTATAATGGGTATTGTATTCAATGAAGAAATGAAAGATGAGGTACAGGTTACTGTAATTGCTACGGGCTTTGATACAACAGAAGAACAGCAACCAGTTGCTCAGAAAAATAAGAGCACACTGACCAAGGCAGATAATTTGCAAAATCTTTTTCAGGACGATGACATATTTGAAATTCCAATATTTCTAAAAAATAAAAATAAATAA
- a CDS encoding sigma-E processing peptidase SpoIIGA yields the protein MIIYADVYILENLVINYFILLVTSYLLKTNVNSFKILLISMLGAFYSLFQFYQPLQFLYSPVGKIIVSVSLVYFTFLPKNFFGFIRQLFSFYLVTIMFGGMGFFVYYLSRNSIEYSVQLKLKNVLLALGISLIVFKLSYELIIKKVYKDSLIRYIRFKINQSEYSCVGYVDTGNNLKEPFSGKPVVIVEKKLLEMSEDAKDICSKDLEKLQELLGNRIVLIPYNSIGQEHGVLVGVIPDEFYVSENKNTWIKKDVAIALYDKKISNRYSALLGPDLI from the coding sequence ATGATTATTTACGCAGATGTATATATATTGGAAAATTTAGTTATAAATTATTTTATTCTTCTTGTGACATCATATTTACTCAAAACAAATGTTAATAGTTTTAAAATTTTGCTCATAAGTATGCTCGGGGCTTTTTATTCGCTGTTTCAATTTTATCAGCCTCTGCAATTTTTGTACTCTCCTGTTGGGAAAATAATTGTTTCAGTTTCTCTTGTATATTTTACCTTTTTACCAAAAAACTTTTTTGGGTTTATCAGACAACTTTTTAGCTTTTACCTTGTAACAATTATGTTTGGTGGAATGGGATTTTTCGTTTATTACCTTTCACGAAATAGTATTGAGTACTCTGTACAGCTAAAACTAAAAAATGTGCTACTTGCACTTGGTATTTCGCTAATTGTGTTCAAGCTGTCGTATGAGCTTATAATTAAAAAGGTCTACAAAGATTCACTCATAAGGTATATAAGATTCAAGATAAATCAGTCAGAGTACAGCTGTGTGGGATATGTAGATACAGGCAATAACTTAAAGGAACCTTTTTCTGGCAAACCTGTTGTAATTGTTGAAAAAAAGCTTCTTGAGATGAGTGAAGACGCAAAAGATATATGTTCAAAGGATCTTGAAAAGCTTCAGGAGCTTTTGGGAAACAGAATTGTTTTAATACCTTACAATTCAATTGGTCAGGAACATGGAGTTTTGGTGGGAGTTATACCCGATGAGTTTTATGTGTCAGAGAACAAAAACACATGGATAAAAAAAGATGTGGCAATTGCCTTGTATGACAAAAAGATTTCAAACAGGTACTCAGCACTGCTCGGGCCTGATTTAATCTGA
- a CDS encoding endo-1,4-beta-xylanase: MSNYEHRKSTVTLKIKRVDGTPLKNAEVVVRQTKHKFLFGCAEFSVVPFANDELQGKEKEKFETVFEKFLELFNFATLPFYWARFEPVKGKPDTIRLKKTAEWLLSKGCTVKGHPLCWHTLTAPWLLEMDNQQILFAQLERIRREVSEFAGLIDMWDVINEVVIMPIFNKYDNGITRICKELGRIRLVKEVFSAAIEANPDGIFLINDFNTSVAYEILIEGLLEAGVRIDAIGIQSHMHQGYWGVEKTQEILERFSRFNIPIHFTETTIISGNLMPPEIEDLNDYKVDEWPSTPEGEERQAMEAVMHYKTLFAHPMVKAITWWNFLDGGWLNAPAGFITKDGRVKPVYYELYKLIKGEWWIDKLTLVTDENGTANFSGYMGDYEISCQDRKTTFKLENKKEFIEITF; this comes from the coding sequence ATGAGTAATTATGAACATCGTAAAAGCACAGTCACATTGAAAATAAAGAGGGTAGATGGTACACCATTGAAAAATGCAGAGGTAGTAGTAAGACAGACAAAACATAAATTTTTGTTTGGTTGCGCTGAATTTTCAGTTGTACCTTTTGCTAATGATGAACTTCAAGGAAAAGAAAAGGAAAAATTCGAAACAGTTTTTGAAAAGTTTTTGGAACTATTTAATTTTGCTACTCTGCCTTTTTACTGGGCAAGATTTGAACCAGTTAAAGGTAAACCCGATACCATAAGACTTAAAAAAACAGCAGAGTGGCTTTTGAGTAAAGGATGTACTGTAAAAGGACATCCTTTGTGCTGGCATACACTCACAGCTCCATGGCTGCTTGAAATGGATAATCAACAAATACTGTTTGCTCAGCTTGAGCGAATCCGCCGAGAAGTAAGCGAATTTGCAGGCCTGATTGATATGTGGGATGTTATAAATGAAGTAGTAATTATGCCTATATTTAATAAATACGATAATGGTATTACAAGAATCTGCAAAGAACTTGGACGAATACGGCTTGTGAAAGAAGTATTTTCTGCAGCAATAGAAGCAAATCCAGACGGAATTTTTCTTATAAACGACTTTAATACATCTGTTGCGTATGAAATTTTAATTGAAGGACTACTCGAGGCAGGAGTTAGAATTGATGCAATAGGAATTCAGTCTCATATGCACCAGGGGTACTGGGGAGTTGAAAAAACTCAGGAAATATTAGAAAGATTCTCTCGTTTTAATATACCTATTCACTTTACAGAAACTACTATTATTTCAGGAAACCTTATGCCACCAGAGATTGAGGATTTAAATGACTATAAAGTTGACGAGTGGCCAAGCACACCTGAAGGTGAAGAGCGTCAAGCAATGGAAGCAGTAATGCATTATAAAACTCTTTTTGCCCATCCCATGGTCAAGGCTATTACCTGGTGGAATTTTCTGGATGGTGGATGGCTCAATGCTCCTGCTGGATTTATCACAAAAGATGGTAGAGTAAAACCGGTGTATTATGAACTGTATAAACTCATCAAAGGTGAATGGTGGATCGATAAGTTAACACTGGTTACTGATGAAAATGGCACAGCAAATTTTTCAGGATATATGGGGGATTATGAGATTTCATGTCAAGACAGAAAAACCACTTTTAAATTGGAAAATAAAAAAGAGTTTATTGAAATTACTTTCTAA